The genomic DNA TAATGCAGGAATATGTTGAAGGAGTTAATCTAAGCTCATCAGTTTTATCCCACAGGCATGTTGCAAAAAACATCATGAATTCCAGATTGCTGACAGTCAATGATTTTGAAAAAAATGGTGACTACAGATATGTTGGAAATATCCTGCCTCTAACCACAGAATCAGTCATGACTCCAGTCAGGGATATGGATAAAATAAATGAGGACATGATAACCGCTTCAGAAAGTCTTTCAAAAAAATTCAAACTGGGAGGTTCCAACGGTGTAGACTATATTCTAAATGAAAATGGATTGTATGTTATTGAAATCAATCCAAGAATACAGGGAACCTTTGAATGTGTTGAAAAAGCATTGGGAATAAACATGCTAGATGCACATATCAAAGCATGTCATGGAGAAATTACAGAAATTCCTGATGCAAGGTGCTATTCTTATAAAAAGATAATATACTCCTCTACAAGAAATAAATTCCAACCTCTTGAGCTGGATAACATCTATGACTTGCCTCATATCGGATCCATCACCGAAAAGGATGAACCTTTGCTTACAATCATTGATGAAAATGAGGATTTTAAAAAATTATATGAAAAAGTAGAAAAAACAAGTGAAATTGTCAATAAAGCATCTAAAATAAACCGACTAGATGCATAATAAAGAATAATACTCCAATTGTTATTAAAAAAGTAGTTATAATCATTCCACGAGTCATCCAGATAAATACTTTAGCCTTATTATCTGGGTCTTTCATAAATTGGTCAATTGGATTTCTTCTCATATTTATAACCTTTAATAATTTTTCTAGTAAAAAAAATTTATTACAGTAACTTAATAATATTCTCTTTTTTTAAAAATAAAATTATATTTAAACTTATTATAAAAAAATAATAAAAAATAGAAGAAAATGAAAAAAATTAAGAAAAATTTAAGCTTCTGCATTTTTTGCAGCTTCAGCTGCAGCAGCCGCTTTTTCATTTTTCTCAATAGTTGATCTAATCATTTTCAATCTAACGAAGTTTTCCCTTTCCATTTCTTGGAGTCTCATATCAATATACTTTTCAGTATTTTGGAATCTTGGAATCATAATGTGCTCTAAAGCATTTACCCTACGTTTAGTAGCTTCAATTTCCTCAGCAAGTAAGAAAATAGTTTTTTCTACTTCACCAAGTTCAATTAAATACTTAAGAGATTCCTCGAATTTCTTAGCAGCTTCGTCTAATTGTATGGTAGTGTCAGAGAAACCGTAACCCCTGTCAATGATGGACCTTTCTTCCATTTTAACATTGGTAACCGGTACTGCTACACCCATAACACTTCTTGATGTAATTTCTACATCAATAGATTCTTTAACGGATAAAGCTGCTTTTTTAACAGCTAAATCACCCATAGCAATTTGAGCTTCAATTAAAGCTTCATTTGCTTCTTTTAGACTTAATTCTGCATTTTCACGAATACCTTTGACACGATCCAAGATATCAAAAAACTCTTTGATTAAAGCATCTCTTTTTTCTTTAAGTAAACCATGCCCTTTTACAGCTAGTTTAGTCCTATTTTTAAGAGATAATAATTCCATACGAGTTGGATTAATTCCATCTATAATATCTTGTGCCATTTAATCACCTACATTACTGTAATGAGATTAGTCATCTTTTGGAAGGTATTGTTCAATGAATTCTTCTTTAACCCTTTTAAGTTCTGCTTTAGGTAAGATTTTAAGTAAGTTCCAACCAAGATCTAATGTTTCGAAGATTGTTCTGTCTTCATCTTTACTTTGAGTAATGAATTGGTCTTCGAATGCTTGAGCAAACTCTAAGAATTTTTGGTCCCTTTCGGTAAGAGCTTCTTCCCCTACAACCGCAACAAGGTCTCTTAACTCACGACCTTCTGCATATGCAGAATAAAGTTGGTCAGATACACCACTGTGGTCATCACGAGTTTTGTCTCCACCGATACCACCACTCATCAAACGAGAAAGTGAAGGAAGTACGTCTACAGGAGGGTAAATACCTTTCCTTGAGATTTCCCTACTTAATACGATTTGTCCTTCGGTAATATAACCGGTTAAGTCAGGAATTGGGTGAGTAATATCGTCTTGAGGCATAACTAAGATAGGCATCTGAGTAATTGAACCTTCTTTACCGTCGATACGTCCTGCTCTTTCATAGATACCAGCAAGGTCAGTGTACATGTAACCAGGGTAACCTCTTCTTCCAGGTACTTCTTCCCTAGCTGCAGAGATTTCCCTTAAAGCTTCACAGTAGTTGGTCATATCTGTTAAGATAACCAATACTTGCATACCTAAGGTAAATGCATAATATTCTGCAGTGGTTAAAGCCATTTTTGGAGTTAAGATTCTTTCAATAGCAGGGTCGTCTGCTAAGTTCATGAATACTGTTAATTTTTCTAAAGCTCCAGTACGTTCGAAGTCTCTCATAAAGAAGTTTGCTTCTTCGTTTGTAATACCCATAGCTGCGAAAATTACTGCAAACTCGTCGTCTGCACCTAATACTTTAGCTTGTCTTGCGATTTGCACAGCTAAGTCGTTGTGAGGTAAACCTGATCCTGAGAAAATAGGAAGTTTTTGTCCTCTTACTAATGTGTTCATTCCGTCAATGGTAGAGATACCAGTTTGAATAAATTCTTCTGGGAATTCACGGGATGCAGGGTTCATAGGAGCCCCGTTAATGTCTAATTCTTCATCAGGGATAATTTCTGGTCCGCCGTCGATAGGTTTACCGATACCGTTAAAGATACGTCCCATCATATCTCTGGATACACCGATTTTTGCGGTTTGACCAGTGAATCTGGTTTTGGTATCTTTAGTGTTTAAGTCACTAGTTCCTTCGAACACTTGAATAACTGCAACGTCTTTAGTTACTTCAAGAACTTGACCACTTCTTTTTTCACCAGTAGGTGTTTCAATATCTACAATTTCATTGTAACCAACGCCTTCTACTCCTTCAACAACCATTAAAGGACCGGAGACTTCAGATACAGTAGTATATTCTCTAGTTTTAATATTTGTATTCATTTTTAAGCCTCACTGCATTGTTTAGTAATTGCGGATTGAATTTCTTCAATTTTTGCATCAAATTCATCTTGTGGGATGTATTTCATTTTACCGATTTCTTCTTTAACAGGTAATGCTACAATGTTTGCAATTGGAGCTCCTCTGTTAACTGCTGCAAGAGATTCTTTGTAGAACAATAAAATGGTTTTTAACATTTTGTACTGTTTATCAGGTGCACAGTATGTATCTACATCGTCAAATGCGTTTTGTTGTAAGAAATCTTCTCTTAACATACGGGTAGTTTCTAAAGTAGCTTGGTCAGTTTCTGGTAATGCATCAGGACCTACTAATTGTACAATTTCTTGTAACTCGGATTCTTTTTGTAATAATCCCATAGCTTGGTCACGAGTTGCTCTCCAATCTGCTGCTACGTTTTCAGCCCACCAGCCTTCAATACTGTCTACATATAAGGAATAACTTTGTAACCAGTCGATTGAAGGGAAGTGACGTTTATCTGCAAGAGATGCATCTAATGCCCAGAACACTTTACAGATACGTAATGTGTTTTGTGTAACAGGTTCGGATAAGTCCCCACCAGGAGGTGATACTGCTCCTACTACTGAAATGGAAGCAACATTTGGTTCAGTACCAATAGTTTTTACCCTTCCAGCTCTTTCGTAGAATTGTGCTAATCTGGATGCTAAGTATGCTGGGTAACCTTCTTCCCCAGGCATTTCTTCTAACCTTCCAGAAATCTCCCTCATAGCTTCAGCCCATCTTGAGGTTGAATCCGCCATGAGCGCTACGTCGTAACCTTGGTCACGATAGTATTCTGCAATAGTAATTCCGGTATATACACATGCTTCCCTAGCTGCTACCGGCATGTTTGAAGTGTTTGCAATAAGAACTGTTCTGTCCATCAATGGGTTACCAGTTTTAGGGTCGTCGAGGAATGGGAATTCGGTAAGTACTTCAGTCATTTCGTTACCACGTTCTCCACATCCGATGTATACAACGATGTCTGCATCTGCCCATTTAGCTAATTGTTGTTGGGTAACAGTTTTACCTGATCCGAATGGACCTGGAATAGCTGCTGCTCCTCCTTTAGCTACGGAGAAGAAAGTGTCTTGTGCTCTTTGTCCAGTTACTAATGGTATATCTGGATCTAATTTTTCAATGTATGGACGACTTCTTTTTACAGGCCATTTTTGGAGCATTTGGATTTTTTCACCATCAACTGCTGCAATGTCTTCAAGTACAGTGTATTCGCCTTCAGCTGCGATTTCTGTTACTTCACCTTCCATAGTTGGTGGTACCATAATTTTGTGTAAAACAGCAGTGGTTTCTTGTACTTCACCAAGAACGTCTCCGCCTTTTACTTTGTCTCCAACTTTTGCTACTGGTTTGAAAGCCCATTTTTTCTCTTTGTTGATTGAATCAACATCAATACCTCTAGCAATGAAGTCACCAGATTCTTCTCTGATGATTCTTAAAGGTCTTTGAATTCCGTCAAAAATAGAACTCATTACACCTGGACCGAGTTCTACAGACAATGGACCACCAGTACATTCTACTACTTCACCCGGTTGGATACCGGCTGTTTCTTCATATACTTGGATAGTTGCGGTGTCACCTTCAAGCTCGATGATTTCTCCAATAAGCTTTTCATCACCGACCCTAACCATCTCAAGCATCTGAGCCCCTCTCATACCATCTGCGACAATAACAGGCCCAGCAATCTTAATAATATTTCCTTCAATAATCATTTAACCATCTCTACCCCGATAACTCTTTTAATAAGGTCATTCATTTGATCAGATGATCC from uncultured Methanobrevibacter sp. includes the following:
- a CDS encoding ATP-grasp domain-containing protein is translated as MKKLLLIGIDTRSMLNSALKLDYEIFSTSYFSTSDTPTIENQKIILKESMDESCGNFEDEFDSKKVLELSRDYIDEVDYIIPISGVSPDDFNKNDQKKILGNTDVGDIEDKFKFYRKIKDEFLTPMTFRISDIDEALEINENYYETQFIVKPLQGSGGYNTNLLNNNSEIDFNGNKFIMQEYVEGVNLSSSVLSHRHVAKNIMNSRLLTVNDFEKNGDYRYVGNILPLTTESVMTPVRDMDKINEDMITASESLSKKFKLGGSNGVDYILNENGLYVIEINPRIQGTFECVEKALGINMLDAHIKACHGEITEIPDARCYSYKKIIYSSTRNKFQPLELDNIYDLPHIGSITEKDEPLLTIIDENEDFKKLYEKVEKTSEIVNKASKINRLDA
- a CDS encoding V-type ATP synthase subunit D, giving the protein MAQDIIDGINPTRMELLSLKNRTKLAVKGHGLLKEKRDALIKEFFDILDRVKGIRENAELSLKEANEALIEAQIAMGDLAVKKAALSVKESIDVEITSRSVMGVAVPVTNVKMEERSIIDRGYGFSDTTIQLDEAAKKFEESLKYLIELGEVEKTIFLLAEEIEATKRRVNALEHIMIPRFQNTEKYIDMRLQEMERENFVRLKMIRSTIEKNEKAAAAAEAAKNAEA
- a CDS encoding V-type ATP synthase subunit B, producing MNTNIKTREYTTVSEVSGPLMVVEGVEGVGYNEIVDIETPTGEKRSGQVLEVTKDVAVIQVFEGTSDLNTKDTKTRFTGQTAKIGVSRDMMGRIFNGIGKPIDGGPEIIPDEELDINGAPMNPASREFPEEFIQTGISTIDGMNTLVRGQKLPIFSGSGLPHNDLAVQIARQAKVLGADDEFAVIFAAMGITNEEANFFMRDFERTGALEKLTVFMNLADDPAIERILTPKMALTTAEYYAFTLGMQVLVILTDMTNYCEALREISAAREEVPGRRGYPGYMYTDLAGIYERAGRIDGKEGSITQMPILVMPQDDITHPIPDLTGYITEGQIVLSREISRKGIYPPVDVLPSLSRLMSGGIGGDKTRDDHSGVSDQLYSAYAEGRELRDLVAVVGEEALTERDQKFLEFAQAFEDQFITQSKDEDRTIFETLDLGWNLLKILPKAELKRVKEEFIEQYLPKDD
- a CDS encoding ATP synthase subunit A, translated to MIIEGNIIKIAGPVIVADGMRGAQMLEMVRVGDEKLIGEIIELEGDTATIQVYEETAGIQPGEVVECTGGPLSVELGPGVMSSIFDGIQRPLRIIREESGDFIARGIDVDSINKEKKWAFKPVAKVGDKVKGGDVLGEVQETTAVLHKIMVPPTMEGEVTEIAAEGEYTVLEDIAAVDGEKIQMLQKWPVKRSRPYIEKLDPDIPLVTGQRAQDTFFSVAKGGAAAIPGPFGSGKTVTQQQLAKWADADIVVYIGCGERGNEMTEVLTEFPFLDDPKTGNPLMDRTVLIANTSNMPVAAREACVYTGITIAEYYRDQGYDVALMADSTSRWAEAMREISGRLEEMPGEEGYPAYLASRLAQFYERAGRVKTIGTEPNVASISVVGAVSPPGGDLSEPVTQNTLRICKVFWALDASLADKRHFPSIDWLQSYSLYVDSIEGWWAENVAADWRATRDQAMGLLQKESELQEIVQLVGPDALPETDQATLETTRMLREDFLQQNAFDDVDTYCAPDKQYKMLKTILLFYKESLAAVNRGAPIANIVALPVKEEIGKMKYIPQDEFDAKIEEIQSAITKQCSEA